GCTCACGATGACGTGGCTGTCGCTGTCGACGTGCTGGCTCACCGCAGTCACCGCGTCGGGGGAGGTCCCGACCCAGGTGATCGGCGAGGTGGCCTCGACGTGGCCCGAGGCGTTGCCGAACTCGTCCAGCGCGACGACCCAGTAGTCGTACGCCGTGCCGTCCACCAGCGAGCTGCTGTCGTCGACGGAGGTCCCCGTGACGCCCGTGGCGACCGCGGTGGCGCTGCTGAACGGCTGGCCGCTCTCGGCGCGGTAGACGGAGTACGAGCTCGCACCGGTCGACGCGCTCCACACGACGTGGACGCCGGCCTGCTGCGGCTGCGACAGCGTCACCGAGCTGGGGTCGCTCGGGGGAGTGCCGTCGTAGGTCACCGTCTGGATCTGGCTCCACGCCGAGGTGTTGCCGACGGCGTCGGTCGCCTTCACCCAGTAGTGGTAGGCGTGTCCGTCCTGGAAGCCGATGAGGAACGGGCCCAGGCCGTCGTTCCAGGACGTGCCGGTGATCCCCGTGACCGGACCGTTGAAGAAGTCGTTCGCGTTCGCGTCGGGGTCGGTGCCGGTGGTGCGGGACACGGTGTAGCTCACCGCGTCCGGCACGGCGGCCCAGCTCACCTCGACGTGGTGCGCGACCTGGGTCGCGGTGACGACCGGGACGGCGGGGGGCGTGGCGTCGTAGGTGAGGTGCGCGGGCGCGCTCAGCGCGGCCGCGTTGCCCGCCGCGTCGTACGCCTTGACCCAGTAGTAGTACGTCGTGCCGTCGACGCGCGGGTCGGTGTCCACCCAGACGTGGCCGGTGACACCGGTGCTCGGGATGACCTCGGAGCCCGAGCCGGAGCCCGTCGGGGAGGGGCTGTCGGACCGGATGACCGTGTAGGTCGCCGCGTCGCTGTCCGGCGTCCAGCTCAGCGTGACGGTGCCGGCGTGCTGCGCCACCTGCACGCCGCTGGCGACGGCGGGGGCGAGCCCGTCGAAGACGAGCGAGACGGGGGCCGTCGGGGCGCTCGTGTTGCCGAACTCGTCGTAGGCCTCGACGAAGTAGTAGTAGCGCACGCCGTCCTGAGCGGGCGTCGAGTCGACGACGTGGAACTCGTCGATGCCGTCCCGCGTCACGACCTCGGAGGTCGAGCCCGAGCCGTCCGGGTACGGCGTCTCGGAGCGGATCAGCTCGTAGCGGAAGACGTCATCGGGTGCCACGTCCCAGTCGAGGCGGACCTGCGCGCCCTGCTGCTGGACGGTCACGCCGGTGGGGACGGCCGGGGCGGCACCGTCGTACGTCACGTGGACCGGCGTGCCGAGGTCGGCGATGTTGCCGGCCGCGTCGACGCCGCGCACCCAGTAGTAGTACGTGACGCCGTTGGTCGCGGCGTTGGTGTCGGTCCACGTCCCGCCCTGGATGCCGGGGACGGTGATCGTCTCCGACCCTGAGCCCGAGCCGGTGGCCGACGGGCTGTCCGAGCGGATGACGGTGTACGACACGGCATCGGAGTCCGGCGTCCAGGTGAGGTGGACGTGCTGGCCGACCTGCGCGCCGTACAGGCCGTCGACGACAGCGGGCGGGGTGGTGTCGACCGGGGCCGGGGTGGAGCTGACGACCGGGGTGGAGCTGACGACCGGGGTGGAGCTGACCGGCGTGGAGCTGACCGGCGTGGAGCTGACCACGGGCGTGGAGCTGACGACCGGCGTCGAGCTCACCGGCGGCACCGGGGTCGGGGTGGGGGTGACGACCGGCGTGCTCGGCTTCGGCGTCGGCTTGGGCGCCGGCACCGTCGGGTCCGTGACGGGCACGGTCGTGATGGTCGGGTGGCCGCTCACGGTGTCGCCGGAGCCCTTGGTCACGGTGTCGGTCTTGTCGGCGCCGACCTTGTCCTTGCCCGCGCCGCCGTCGATGCGGTCCTTGCCGGGGCCGCCGACGATCGTGTCGTTGCCGGCGCCGCCGAGGATCGTGTCGTTGCCGGCGCCGCCGTCGACCTTGTCGTTGCCGGCACCGCCGGAGACCTTGTCGTTGCCCGCGCCGCCCGCGATGGAGTCGTTGCCGGCGCCGCCCGAGAGGACGTCGTTGCCGGCACCACCGGAGAGCGTGTCGTTGCCCGCGCCACCGTCGAGGGTGTCGGCACCGGCGCCGCCGTCGAGGACGTCGTTGCCGCCGAGGCCGTAGAGCTTGTCGTTGCCGGCGTCGCCGTGCAGCGTGTCGGCCTTGGCCCCGCCGTAGACGGTGTCGTCGCCCGCCCCGCCGAACGCGGTGCCGTTGACGCAGATGAGGTCGTTGCCGCCCAGGCCGTAGACCACCGAACCGGCGCCGGACGCGACGATGACGTCGCGTCCGTTGGTGCCGCGCACGACGGCGCCGGGCTTGCTGCTCGCGATGGTGGCCACGATGCCGTTGCACTTGGCGACGCTCGGCGCGGCGTACGCGGCGGTGGGGAGAGCCACCGCCAGCGCCGTCGCCGAGAGGGCGCCGAGGCCCAGCAGGCGCGTGCTGACCTTCTGCTGCATGAGGGGGAGGTCCTTTCGAGGGTGGGCGGTCCGCAGGCCGCCGGAGGCGCGGACCGAGGGCCCGTGACGTCATCCGTCCGGGCGCTTGCGCCTACTGCATCGACGCGTCGGCGAGTTGCCTGAGGCTTTGACGCGCATCCGGTAGGAGGACGGGGACCGCCGTCAGGGGGATGCGCCCGGACGCGGGGACGGGCGAGACGCTGCCTTCGAGGCCGAGGACCCCCGCCGTGCCGCCGGGGACGGCGTACGTGGTGCCAGGACCCGTCGTCCAGACGACCTGCGCCGTGCCGCCGGCGTCGGGGCGCAGCGTGCAGGTCCACACCGCTCCGGCGGCGGAGCACCCGTCGAGGGTGGAGTGCGTCATCCACGCGCCCACGCGCCGCCAGGCGCCCAGGGCGCCGGAGGGCGCACCGTCGGGCTGCAGGAGGTTGATCCCCACGTTGCCGAGCCAGGACCACGTGTACCAGTACGTCCGCTCGATGCCCGCCGCGCGCGAGAGCAGCAGCAGCCGGGCGACGTACGCGCCGTCGAGCGGGGCCGGGACCGGGGTCGCCAGGCTGGTGCCACCGACGACCCCGAGGTTGACCTCGGTGTTCCACACGGGGGCCGTGATGCCGCGCCCCGCGAGCGCGGCCTCCACGGTCTGCAGCTGGGCGACGGCCTGCTCCGGCCCTTGGCCCGCGGGCGGGTACAGGTGCAGGGCGACGACGTCGAGGGTCCGGGCGGGCAGCGCGTCGAGGTAGCGGTAGAGCCAGCCGAGCTGCCCCTGCGTGCGGGTCGCGAACCCGGGGCCGATGAGCAGGGCTCCCGGGTCGGCTGCGCGCAGCGCCGTCCGGGCGAGCACCGTCAGCGACGCCAGCTGCTGCTCGGTGCCGTGGTAGTAGTCGCTGACGTAGTTCGGCTCGTTCCACACCTCGTAGCCGCGGATCCGCCCGCGGTAGCGCGTGGCCACCGCCGAGACGTACGCGCTCCAGGTCCGCGGGTCGAGCGGCGGCATGCTGGCGCCGGGGTGGAGCATGCCCGGCACGCGGGTGTCCGAGGAGGCCCAGGCGGGTGTCTGGCCCAGCACGAGGACGGGCTCGAGGCGGCGGGACTCGGCGTCGAGGACGGCGGCGTCCAGCCGCGTCCAGTCCCACCGGCCGGGCGCCGGCTGCAGGTCCGACCAGGTCGTGCCGGCGTCCCAGAGCCGCACGGTGCCGAACGCGTCCTCGCCGCCCGCGGGCGAGCCGTGGATGCCGAAGGCCCAGGGCGTCGTACGCCCGGGGGCCTGCGCCGCCGGCCCTGCCGCCCGCGCCGTCGAGGGGCGTGGCGGAGCGGTGGCCGCGCCGAGGACCGGCGCGCTGCCCGCCGCGCCGACGGCGGTGCCCGAGGATCCCGGGAGCACGGTGGGGACCGCGCCGGGTGCGCCGGTCCCGGTCGACGGGGCCGGGCAGTCGGCGGGGGCGGTGGAGCGCGGACGGGGCTCCGGAACCGGTGCCGGGCGCACCGCCACCGGGCGCCCGCCCGGTGGCGTCCGCCCGGGCGGTGCCGTCTTCGGCGCCGTCTTCGGCGCCGCCGTCGGCCTCGAGGAGGTCGTGGGCGCCTTCTGCTTCGTCGGGGCCTTGACGACCTTGGTGGCCGGCACCCGCTTCGTCGGGGCCTTCTTCGTCGGGGCCTTCTTCGTCAGGGCCTTCTTCTTCGGCGCCCGCTTCGTCGGCGCCTTCTTCTTCGGCGCCCGCTTCGTCGGCGCCTTCTTCTTCGGCGCCTTCTTCACCGG
The sequence above is drawn from the Motilibacter rhizosphaerae genome and encodes:
- a CDS encoding GH39 family glycosyl hydrolase; the encoded protein is MLPGSSGTAVGAAGSAPVLGAATAPPRPSTARAAGPAAQAPGRTTPWAFGIHGSPAGGEDAFGTVRLWDAGTTWSDLQPAPGRWDWTRLDAAVLDAESRRLEPVLVLGQTPAWASSDTRVPGMLHPGASMPPLDPRTWSAYVSAVATRYRGRIRGYEVWNEPNYVSDYYHGTEQQLASLTVLARTALRAADPGALLIGPGFATRTQGQLGWLYRYLDALPARTLDVVALHLYPPAGQGPEQAVAQLQTVEAALAGRGITAPVWNTEVNLGVVGGTSLATPVPAPLDGAYVARLLLLSRAAGIERTYWYTWSWLGNVGINLLQPDGAPSGALGAWRRVGAWMTHSTLDGCSAAGAVWTCTLRPDAGGTAQVVWTTGPGTTYAVPGGTAGVLGLEGSVSPVPASGRIPLTAVPVLLPDARQSLRQLADASMQ